Part of the Sus scrofa isolate TJ Tabasco breed Duroc unplaced genomic scaffold, Sscrofa11.1 Contig252, whole genome shotgun sequence genome, GTGTTCCAAATATGTTTTATACCTGGATCATACTTTTTAGCTTAaaggaatatttttcctttaattagcCATCATGGGATGAAATCTACTTTTCTCAGATTCAGAAAACATGTTGTTTGGTGTTTAGGTTCATAGATATGGCCACCCATCACATCATTTTAAcagaatttgtttttgtgtttgtgtcaGTAAATGGAAAGAGAGGACCtgataatatatatacaattgtCTTGTTTTACATGTCggcactattttttaaatttaattttcttgaagtatagtcgatttacaatgttatgttaatttcttccatacagcaaagtgattcagccatacatatacacatatccattcctgtATAGTTTCTCACAGAACATtgaacagagttccctgtgctatgcaacagATCTATATTgactaaggcttttttttttttttttttttacttaagctTTAGTATCAATTCCTAGGTTTGATTCTTAAAGACAATTGCCATTGAGCAATGGTATTAACACAGATTAAAAGAACATAGTACTACTGAgaaaatctttatattttcagTCATGCTAAAGATTTTTGGTTCACACTCTATACTTGAATGATTCTATATTTTTCCATGGGAAGGAAATCTagctaagggagaaaaaaaaaatgttcctacaAATTTCACCTATGCTGGAGTCTTCCAGAATGTTTAACTGCCCCTAAGAAAACATTGAAGTCTGAAAAAGGGAAATATACATATTGGTATAGACTAGGTTTTGACCTTCTATATATTATACTGTCttgtacaaattaaaaattatattcaaatcaGAGTTGATCACTTTCATGTGCTCAGTAATTATCAGGAACTTTCACTTGTATCTCTTtcttttatatagatttttttttttttttgtcttttttttgttgtttgttgttgttgttattgttgctatttcttgggccgctcctgcagcatatggaggttcccaggctaggggtccaatcggagctgtagccaccggcctgcgccagagccacagcaacgcgggatccgagccgtgtctgcaacctacaccacagctcacagcaacgccggatcgttaacccactgagcaaggcagggaccgaacctgcaacctcatggttcttagtcggattcgttaaccactgcgccacgacggaactccctcttttatatAGATTTAGAACAAAATCTGAAACCTGAGATAATGGACCTGCAAAATTATTCCTTGGTGTCAGAATTTGTATTACATGGACTCTGCAATTCACaacatctccaaaatttattctttattttcttctctgggaTCTATGTGGCTCTTGTGCTGGGTAACCTCATCATTGTGGTCACTGTGATTTCTGACCCCCACTTGTACTCCTTCCCGATGTACTTCCTGCTGGGAAATCTCTCTTTCCTGGACATATGGCTTGCCTCATTTGCCACCCCCAAGATGATCAGGGACTTCCTTAGTGATCGAAAACTCATCTCCTTTGGAGGATGTATGGCCCAAATCTTTTTCTTGCACTTTGTTGGTGGGGCTGAGATGGTACTTCTTGTTACCATGGCATATGACAGATATGTGGCCATATGCAAACCTTTGCATTACATGACCATGATGAACCTGCAGACTTGTATCAGGCTGGTATCAGTTTCATGGGCCATTGGATTTGTGCCCTCCATCAGTCAAGTAGCTTTTACTGTAAATTTACCTTACTGTGGCCCCAATGAAGTGGACagcttcttctgtgaccttcctCTTGTGATCAAGCTGGCCTGTGTGGACACCTATGTCTTGGGTATACTTATGATCTCAGACAGTGGGTTGCTGTCAATGAGCTGTTTTCTGCTCCTCCTGATCTCCTACACTGTTATCCTCATCACTGTCCAACAGCAGGCTGCCGGCGGGGTATCCAAAGCACTCTCAACCTGCTCTGCACATATCATGATAGTCACGCTCTTCTTTgggccctgcattttcatttatgtGTGGCCTTTTAGTTGGTTCTCTGTGGACAAGGTCCTCTCTGTGTTTTACACAATTTTTACTCCACTCTTGAACCCCCTTATCTACACACTGAGAAATAAGGACATGAAAATAGCTATGAAGAGACTGAGAAACCAACATGTGACTTTTCACTGAATTTCAGTTCTGCAGAGAGCTACATGTTCTTATTCATTCAGAAGATATCATTCTTTAATATGATTCTACTCAAAGATTTCATTCTGACATTGTATTAGTAAAATTTGTACTGTGTTGTTATATTAGGAAATAATTATTGATTCcaacaaaatatacataattttatgatGCTGTCATATAATTACTCTAACAATATATATTTACTAGCCCTACACATACACTTTGTGTGAAttctacagtttttcttttttattaagccAGATTTGCATTACTAACTTATTTTgtctgaaaaaatgtttaaaatgaatttttatttcctagtCATATTCCATCCAGCACAGCAAGGGCTGTTTGTAAGTATTCACATGAAACATTGTCATAAGGATGCTAGAATGAGAATAATAATGCCCTGTGAATCTCTgtccttgttttaaaatattgaaaaagaaaacatgatttgaatatcttattattttaaagcatatttttttcatgtgtacgtgtatttaaactttttatttaaaaaaaatgaaactgtcaGTGGTATTCAGTTACAGAAGCTAATTTTTAACATgggaaaatcagtattttatGGCTACATATTTCCTAGTATAAGCTTAAGCATACCAATGATACAGTTATCATTTGGTATACATTggattattaaattaataaattttcacCAACGATTGGTGTTAAATAAACATTGCATTGTACTAAGTTGATTCTGTCCCTAAGATGTCCCTAAGATGACTAAGTTGAGTCATCCAGTAGGAAGCATTTCCTGGAATTCCAAGGATTCAGATTTTATGCTGAGTTTTGAATGCCTTTGGATGATGCCTAAGggaaaatcataagaaaacattaaatttgGTATTAACTAAATTAATATTCAAAGAAGTCAAGAAATTTTCTCATAAGGTGATTCTGAAAtatgaaaccaaagagaaaattagGTAGTGCCTAAATTACCTGGAGTAACTAGATGAAACTTCCAATAATTTTGGACATTGTCTTTAATTAGGAGAAGCATGCTCCTGGATACTTCTGATTTCCCTTATGACTACAGTCATACACGTGTCCATAAACACTAAAAGTACACAGAAGGAAAACAACTTCTGCCTTAGGATAACTTTCTCTGCAGTCACCTCCCTTGCCATTGTGATAACACTGTGTTTTGACTTTACAGACTTTGGATATGGCCAATTTTATAATTACACTCATTTTTGTGAACATTAAAAGATCTTAAAAGGAAAATCAATATCTGTCCTAGGATTAATTTATTGGGTTTTATTAACGTAATGCTGATGTTTTACTTTACAGATTTTGGACATAGCTATTTTTACCATCAAAGATATGGCTAATACTATTTACACATCTATTTATTCagttaataaatgtttgtcaaGCACCCCTAGCACTGAGCTATTCCCAATTTAGTGGAATAAAGTCAATTATGTAGATAAACACAAAGTATCCTTTGAAATTAGAGcaataatagaaataaacatgATGTGCTCTGAGAGCACATGAGAGGGAAACTAACCCATTTTTGATGTTTAGGAAagacttcaattatttttttttcttcctaggatTCTGGATTCTCTTCTATTaatgccacacacacaccacacacacacactcatgtgcgcacacacacacacacacacac contains:
- the LOC110258612 gene encoding olfactory receptor 4K14-like, which produces MDLQNYSLVSEFVLHGLCNSQHLQNLFFIFFSGIYVALVLGNLIIVVTVISDPHLYSFPMYFLLGNLSFLDIWLASFATPKMIRDFLSDRKLISFGGCMAQIFFLHFVGGAEMVLLVTMAYDRYVAICKPLHYMTMMNLQTCIRLVSVSWAIGFVPSISQVAFTVNLPYCGPNEVDSFFCDLPLVIKLACVDTYVLGILMISDSGLLSMSCFLLLLISYTVILITVQQQAAGGVSKALSTCSAHIMIVTLFFGPCIFIYVWPFSWFSVDKVLSVFYTIFTPLLNPLIYTLRNKDMKIAMKRLRNQHVTFH